Genomic DNA from Lactuca sativa cultivar Salinas chromosome 8, Lsat_Salinas_v11, whole genome shotgun sequence:
GATGCCGGCTATTACTTCAAACTTTAACTTTATCGTTACTCGACAACCCTTTTGCCCATCTTTTCTTTTTACCTTCATGTTAACGGAAGTTACAGTTTATTTATACGTCTTGGATAATCTTTCTGATAAGCATATACAATAGTAACAAAAAAAAGGATTAATTATTTATGTGAGATACTCAGATGTTGATGTTCTGGATTAATTTGCCTTTTTTGTCGTTAAATTAAGTAAATTAAGACAAAAACAAGAACAATGGAAGCATCTAAGATCTGGGGATTAGCAATATAGTGATCTCTCTCActgtttttttttatgtaaaagaTACATAGTAGAATACTTCACTTTAAATAAGCAAAGAAAAGAATATGCCTACTTTTTCTTTCTCAAGGCTGTATTCGTATAAGCTTTAATGCTTGGGGTACATGTGTATGTAAACTGTAAAGTACTAAAGCGCTAAAGCATTAACGCAAAGAGGAAACTTAAGCCTTTTTTTGCTCTTTTTCACAGTGTACAATTTATAATGCATGACTTGCAATTCATGTTGGATCCAAGAAAAAAGGACTGAAAACTTATCACAATCATTAATCGGTTCTTTCCTTTTTAGTAAAGGTAAATACTAAATAGTGTTAAAGAGAGTAGAAATACTGAAGTAGAATGGATAATAACAAGAGTTAAAGTTGTACATGGATTTAATTTTTTTCTACTTTGGAAAAGACAATAACATCTTTTAATGAACGATGAAAGACATCAAAAATGAAATATAAGAAGATTTGCGAATCTTGTTTAATAAAGGCCCGAAAAGACACCAGTAGTAGCCAACTGTGAGGGTCAAGTTTAGACTACCCTTCGTGTTTTTGGTGTTGGCTTTAAATTCTTTTTATAGGTTTTTATCGTTTTAATGATAAATAAATGCAAGTGCCTTTTTCCTATTTGGTGAAATCTTATTTAATTTAGCTGATGTAGTCACGGATATGTCCAAAAGTAAATTTTCTCAAATGATGTAATTACAGATATGCCCAAGAGTAAATTTTCAAATGTGAATGGTgtttttgattatttgtgttgAGATTAAATTGAAAAACACTTCAAGATATTCTGTATAAtatgtttttaagtttttttaagtAAAATTTTAACAGTTGATTTAtaacaaattaattataattttactaTTCTATGTAAGATTTAcataaaactaaaactgtaaaaaACGATAACTTTTGTTTAGCGTCAAATGGTTAAAAAGATGTTACATGGAAAGATAAAATAGCACAAGGGTGCATTTCTTTGGTACCATTGTATAATATCTAAATTActatttaacaaaataaaaaaaagtatgtATCGTAGGTACAAATCAATGTCAATGACTACTAAAAGTCTAAAATGGTAATTTACCTTGCCTTTGGTGAAAAAGTATATATAGCAATCTATTTGACATAGAAATTGTATTTGGGGAAAAAGTACGGTTTTACCAGCTTGAAGTACAAGTCTTCATATAAATCTTTGATTGTCTGGGTTTTTGGTAATTTTACAGCTGTTAAAAAATGGGGTGAAACATTATTCTTTTTCATGCTTCTTTTATCAACAAGAATTTATTGTTCCCAAATGATTCcgcaaataaataaatagatagtCAACAATGTACAATTTTTTTATCCGATGTACGAGTTTTATAAAAGTAATTTTATGGATATGGTAAAATTTACAATAGAAAATAACCCTCTGAAATCTACGACCTACTTTTTTTAACCTATGTCACCCTCTAGCTTTGTTCTTACAGACTGTGGGTTATCTATCACAGTTGTCTTCTTGTCCTCTGTTTTCTCAACAGTTCTTTAAGTCACTCATGGGGTCACTCGCCAATCGCCATTCCAAACTACAGTACAAAATGAGTTTCGAATGTCAAATCTAATTTAATACTTACCTTTTCCATATATAATACTAATAAACACAACTGTTCATAAtacaaattaaaataatataaacaggtttaaaaaataaaataattatttctaAACATCAATCTCATTGCAGTATCTTCGAGCAAACAACTCGTTACAACCCCTGTTTGCCAACGCACGTAGCGGTGGTTACACAGGCGGCAGCAGCACCCCTGCCGGAAAAACAGTTGGAAGGTGGTTAAAAGAGCGGCGAGAGAAGAAAAAGGAAGAGACCAGAGCTCACAACGCGCAACTTCACGCAGCGGTTTCTGTTGCCGGCGTGGCGGCAGCTGTGGCCACCATCGCAGCCGCCACCGCTGCAGCTTCAGCCTCCAGAAAAGACGAACAAATGGCGAAAACCGACATGGCTGTGGCCTCTGCCGCCACCTTGGTTGCCGCCCAATGCGTGGAGGCCGCTGAAGCCATGGGAGCTGAACGTGAACATCTTATCGCGGCAGTTAATTCCGCTGTTAATGTGAAGTCCCATGGTGATATATTAACCCTCACCGCCGCAGCTGCTACAGGTAAACAGACAATACTCTGACACTGGTACTGTTTAGATGACAGTAGCAGTGTCAGTTTAATAcatgtcaaacacagtacaacCTGTCATTGTGAGTTTTAGTTGTACTTTACAAACCACTAAGGAATTGAAAACTTGTGTATTTGTAGCTTTGCGTGGTGCGGCGACTTTGAAGGCGCGTGCATTGAAGGAAGTATGGAATATAGCAGCGGTTATACCGGTTGATAGAGGAGTGAAAGAAAGCAAAAGCCATGGAAAGAGTAGTGCATACTGTGAAGAGCTTCTTCCGGAAGAAAACTTTCTTGGCATTTGTAACCAAGAGCTTCTTGCTCGTGGTAGCGAGCTTCTTAAACGCACACGTAATGGTAATAATTGAAAACCTTGTCTTTACTTgtgaaattttaaataaataattaatgttTGAACGATTAATGTAGGTGATCTTCATTGGAAAATTGTATCTGTTTATATCCATCGAACGGGTGAAGTAATGCTAAAGATGAAGAGCAAACACGTTGGCTCTACGATCACGAAAAAGAAGAAAAGTAAGTGATTTTAATTTTTCTggataaatgatatttttgaatTATGAGAGTACATTAGTTGGTAAATAGAGGAAAAAAATAaactgtggtttcaaaacttttttcCTGTGAGAGACAAATGCAAAAAGTAACAAACGTACTTTCAACATTGGGATGGAAAGGTAAAATGATTATTTAGTTTCATTCACACAGTTTTATACTGTATTTATATAATCTAGAAAAGAAAAAGAtttttatgtatataaatatCGAGTTTACACCTAAGAATTAATAGGGAATAAAAAAGACACAAGAAACATAATAAGATGATGTGATGTGTGAAATCTTGTAGATGTTGTTTTGGAGGTTTGCAAAAACATGCCAGCGTGGCCAGGGAGGCACCTATTTGAAGGCAGTGAGCAACGGCGCTACTTTGGGCTGAGGACAACCATTCGTGGAGTAGTGGAGTTTGAGTGCAGGAACCAAAGAGAATACGACATGTGGACTCAGGGTGTGTCTCGTCTTTTGTCAATTGTGGCTGAAAAGAAGCTCTCTCGAAGGCCATAAGGTTTAAGCCTTTAAGGTTAGTTAGGGACACTGTCCtcctactcctactactacttAGTTTTGCTGTTTTGTACGACGACAAACATTGTAAAGGTCTGTGTGTGTAGTATGGCTAATAGCTGGCAGGTTTAGGGAGTTtataattatagttataggcttattTGATAGGGGTGTGTAATGAATTTAATGATATACGTTTGGTTGGTGTTGGTAGTTGATAGTtatcgatacattttcataaaccaAACATACATTGGCCTTGGGCCCTTGGCTAGATATAATATTACAATATTCTATTCCTCTATTTTATcttgtcattttattaaatcAAAATATTCTCTTGTCAATTTTATTTGTTTATACAAAACAAAACCAAACATAGACCAAATCAGCACTCATTCATATATTCAACTTAAAATTTCTTCCTTTCTATGACATGGGAAAAAAGAATATTCCCCGTTGTGTTCTCACAAACCACAAAGTCCAACTACTTCCTAACCTTACAACTTACAACAACAAACTAATTCATCAACAATATTCAAATGTTACAACAATAATGAAGCAAAGTCTTTTTCAACAAGTTCATACCAAAtgtttgtgtgtatgtgtttatctATCAACGGTTCTGAGTATAGTGAGCAAGGAAATGAAAAGATTGATGATATCAAGGTACAAAGCCACAGCAGCCCAGATGTATTCGTCATATGAGTATCGTTTAATCAAATTATCGGTGTCATACACAATGTAACCACAAAAGACTATAGCAGAAACACCAGCATATATCATCACTCCAATCTTTCCCATAGGGAAAAATATCTGCATGGATAGACtagtaatttagtaaattggtCAACTAGAACCCAAAACATGTAATGTAACACCATTTGTGGGGGAGGGATACAGACCTGAATGATGGAGAATACGATAAGCACCATAAGAGCACCAAATAAGAAAGGACCCAAGAAATTGAAGTCGGATCCTCTCTTTGCCGCCCAAAATGTGAATAAAGTCAGACTCACAACCACCACAGCTGTTAGAATCACTGCTTCCAGAATCACCTTCCCTGCAATTGTTTCACATGATTTTGAGTGTATGTGTATCTACTACAACATATAAACTGGTAAAAAGAAATTCAAGTGTTTGATTTCAACTCACCGCTAGTGAAAGCACATGACAAGCCAATACCAAAAGCAAGGGCGATGGTGAAGATCCCTAGCAGCACATAATTCACAGGATGCCGCTGATAATAGCAAGACAAAGGGCACAGAACTACACAACATAACAACGCAAAACTATTCAATCGATTactaaaataatcaaatgaaaaCAAAAAGTGAAGTACTTTGCTTTGAACTTACTTATGAATGGAGTAATTATGATAAGAATGTAACAAGCGAATCCGCCTCTCGTGGTAGTGAGGAAAATGACGATCGGATGATAAGAGACGACAATAGCACCAACAACAGCTGTAAGAAGTAGTTGTATGGCGACAATCGTGTATATCTTGCGGATGAAAGACCACCGGAGATCTGGTGACTCCACCATCGTCGGATACAGCGGTTCACTCGACCCCGACTCCACGTCGGTTTCGGTTTTTCCGAACGTTCGGTTCCACATCTTGAACAACTGCGTATCAAATTTCTGTAATTTGAttcaaaaatcaccaaaatgaaatGAGCAGTTCCCTTCCGGATTCGAATGTACTGAAATAAAGATGAAGAAGACAGGAAGGGGTAGGTACGATTTGCGAAGAAGGACAAGCTAGAAGTTTCTGGCGGCTCTAATGGCCGCCTCCAGTTGTATGACGCAATTAAAATTCAAATATATAAGATTAAATTACCAATTtggtccttttatatatatactagtttttaacccgtgagaaccacgattataaaattaattaaattttcatattaaaaaatcaaagttattaatcacttactttaaaaaaaaattgtatttaaaatatatttttttagttatatcaaattataatcattgatttaaataaatacgtgaagttatattatcttataatttgtatcagttttattttatttgttaatctaatgttattaatttaatacaaTTAAagtgaaaaattttaaattttgaattaaaatttaatgtaattaaggtgagaaatttaaattttcaaatagataattaatatgttGACAAGTGACATTATATGagacatataatattaatgaggagttATAATataatgacacttgtcaataggagaataaacttatttatttattagaaaagggatatatatatatatatatatatatatatatatatatatatatatatatatatatattagtttataacccgtgggaaccacagtTATACaattatttaaacttttaaaataaaactaaaaattattaatcaattattttaaataaattattaattgagatatttttttagttatataaattttaatcattgatttaaataaatatgtgaaattatatcactttataatgtgtattaagtttattttaatttttattataatgttattaatttaatataattagattgagaaatttaaaatttgaaatttgaaatggagaattaataggTTTTCAAATGTCATGTATTAATTAGGAGatataatatgatgacacatgacaaaatgagaataaaatatgcattaattaggaggcttaataagatgacacatgtcaaaaggagaataaaactattcttttattagataggtatatatatatatatatatatatatatatatatatatatatatatatatatatatatatatatatatatatatatataacggcaGAAATATATTAAAACGAACTAACAAAATGCTAGAGAAAACTAAATGTTACAAGAAAGGAAACCCAACATAACGTATCAAATTTAGCTCTATGTTTGATCCAATTATAAGAAGCAAGTTGAATCTCATCCGCCATCGTCATAGGATTGCActttcgatttttgtagagaagATTGTTTCTAGAAATCCACAAAAACCACAACACCGAGTATGATCAAGCCAAAACTAACTTGTACTACTTCTTGTCCATGCCCATGGAGTTAATTGTGGAGGTAAGAGAAGAGAAATCATGAGGAATGCCAATTTGCAAACCAACCCATGAACAAAACCATTTACACACCTCAATAGCATACTCacaagtgaaaaaaaaaacacgacaAACTTCTTCATCCTCCTTTTGACAGAACCTGCATAAGGATGAGTCTAAAAAGACACTTCTTATAACAAGGTTGCAAGCCACCGAAATTCTGTGTAGCATAAGTGTCCACACAAAGCAATTAACATTTTAACGAAAGATTTTTACCTTCCTTTTTAAGCCTCCATGTCCATTTAGCTAAGAGGGATAGGTTTAAAGATCTAAGGCACCCAATACCTAGACCTCCTTTTCTCTTGGGCATGACCACCGTATTCCAAGCCATGCAATGGATCTTTTTACTATCACCTTTCCCATTCCAAAGGAAATTTCTCCTAATACCCTCCAAACAATCAATAATCTTTTTCGgggttttaaaaagagaaaaatagtaagggcggggggggggggggggggggggactacTTAAGACGGAACTAACAAGAGTGAGATGGCCTCCAAAAGATAAATTAGTAGCTTTCCAAGAAGATAACTTTGATTTAAACTTCTCAACTATAGGATTCCAAGATCTAGCTAACTTCATGTTAGATCTGATGGGAAGTCTAAGATAAGTAAAAGGAAATCTATCAGGCTCACAACACAAAATACTAGTAAGGCGCTCAATCTTCACATATTCCACCCCCATACCAATAACGTTACTTTTATGGAGTTTTACTCTCAAGCCGAAAGCTAAAAGAAGCACCTTAAAATTCCATTAAGATTAATCAAATTCATCTTGGGCCATTCTCCAATAAAAGTAACATCATCCACATAAATAAGATGAGATAAAGAAGTATCACTATTAGGAAGAGGAATACCTTGGAAAAGATGTTGATCACAAGCCTTCCTTAAAGTGATACTAAGACCTTCCATGGTGAGAATGAAAAGAAAAGGAGCTAAATAATCGCCTTGCCTAACTCCCCTCTTAATGTCAAACTCCTTCGTGGTGGAACCGTTTATAAGAATAGAagcttgtgacaacccaaaatcttTTTTTAAGTCAAAATTATTTCAataaaagtcagacttgtttctgctatcacCTTATTGTGTTTAGGGTTAATTTGAGAGTCTTTAAGTCTAGTGCACTTAAGAGTTGGATGTTGAGAATTGTTAGCTTGGGATTAGAGGAATGTAATCGAAACAGAAAACTCTtcaaagggtgttcacggccgcaaactagGTTCACGGTCTTGAACCCATGTTGGGCCGTGAACCcctctccatatatatatatatatatatatatatatatatatatatatatatatatatatatatatatatatatatatatatccttcatTTTTCCTCATTTCTTCCCTCCTTGGCCAAAAACTCCTCAAGATTCTCTCTAGACTCATCCAACAAAAGCTCTTTTCCCACCCCACAAGAGTAAGTGATTCTCCCTTTTCACTTGTTATTCATCTTATTCATGTAAAGTGCTTCATATTCATCCATTGATTCATCACTTTCATCACCATCTTTATGATCTTGaagagttcacgaccgtgaaccctTTATAGATGGGCCATAAATCCTTCATGTGTTCATGGTCCGTGAACACATCTTAGGCTGTAAACCCATGGtggttggccgtaaactccttcttgTCCCTCATTCTTGATTCTAACACTTCATTGTAAGTGTTTCCTACATCCTAAGGGTGTTTCCTATGCTTGTTAGTGGTTTTAGACACTAATTGTAGGCCTATACATGTTAATATGTGCTTAATAGGACCGTACTGTGCTCGAGATTTCACTTAGCGTGCCAAGCATCCTATCTTTATCATTCATCCAAGTCACTCacaatcaggtgagttcatacccctatacctttactgtttttaatgtttttagggaGGATACAAGCCAAACATCATTAATCTTGATAAATTATACAAAAAGAATTTCAATACACTTAGAACTGATACAATTGATACAGCTATATGTTTTCCatgcttttataaaatatttagatattttatccttTTTGTATTATGTAGAGCATAAGGGAAGTTTTCAACATAATCGTAGTTTTCAATGTAAAACATGACTTGAATACATTAACGAACATAtgaactataatatgtatagtttatggaacaatcATCTTATTAATATACAAAACATAGATTCATTGCGATCAACACATATAAGCTATATAGAGTATAGTTTATGAAACATATAGATAGTAAGTAAATTCAATTGATTCATTTTATTCTACACCTAATCATTAGTATAGCATTTTATGAGTGAGCATTCTTCGCGTACTTACTTAAGTACTAACAAAAGTCCTGAGATTATAACAAGAGTCTCCTTGCGGGAGAACGTGattttgtgtatatatctatacgggattgacaatcccgcaccataattgttagctacagttaggccgatAGGCGTGGGTGACAAAGTCATTTCGATTCCCACACCTAAAGAACATCGTTCAGGCAATTCAatggtcaagtatggttataacaactcataaAGTTGGTACTAAGAATATACGATTCATTTATGAATGGTAATAACttcaattagttttattttaaataatagaaCTATTATACATACTAGAGTTTTCCAAAGTTTCTCCAAACTTACTATATATACTGgtgatagccagggttttcatgAAAAATGGGATTTcccatacaaaacaataatataCAACACATCTAGTGGTAACTATGTTTATGAACTAATACATTATGAGATACAGTAACAAACACActcatgttagaaaatattggacttTCTTGGACACATACAAATATTTTCATTGATTCATTAacatattttccttacaaaaacatgcttatggactcaccaacttaTTGATAATACTCTTTCAaaaatgcttgtattctcaggaaatcagtagacaggtacttcccccagattttgagaagacaga
This window encodes:
- the LOC111921893 gene encoding VAN3-binding protein — encoded protein: MDTIWQEQNHGGGGFQLPESPRRPMEFLSRSWSAAALQVSKTLHSPLSPLIPKSGINTDNTGANSVAAAAENNNRFSGVEAAEESASAAAALLSGNTFSFASSATSQLVLERIMSQSDISPLASGRLSHSSGPLNATLTEETDSPPISPSDDYDDVVKYLRANNSLQPLFANARSGGYTGGSSTPAGKTVGRWLKERREKKKEETRAHNAQLHAAVSVAGVAAAVATIAAATAAASASRKDEQMAKTDMAVASAATLVAAQCVEAAEAMGAEREHLIAAVNSAVNVKSHGDILTLTAAAATALRGAATLKARALKEVWNIAAVIPVDRGVKESKSHGKSSAYCEELLPEENFLGICNQELLARGSELLKRTRNGDLHWKIVSVYIHRTGEVMLKMKSKHVGSTITKKKKNVVLEVCKNMPAWPGRHLFEGSEQRRYFGLRTTIRGVVEFECRNQREYDMWTQGVSRLLSIVAEKKLSRRP
- the LOC111921891 gene encoding protein LIFEGUARD 2 — translated: MWNRTFGKTETDVESGSSEPLYPTMVESPDLRWSFIRKIYTIVAIQLLLTAVVGAIVVSYHPIVIFLTTTRGGFACYILIIITPFIILCPLSCYYQRHPVNYVLLGIFTIALAFGIGLSCAFTSGKVILEAVILTAVVVVSLTLFTFWAAKRGSDFNFLGPFLFGALMVLIVFSIIQIFFPMGKIGVMIYAGVSAIVFCGYIVYDTDNLIKRYSYDEYIWAAVALYLDIINLFISLLTILRTVDR